Below is a window of Lytechinus variegatus isolate NC3 chromosome 4, Lvar_3.0, whole genome shotgun sequence DNA.
ATGTTCTTTTTGCAAGTTGCACTGTTGTCTATTCACTACCATTGGTCTAAAATGAAGTTTGACATGTTGCTAACGATGAAGAACCTACAAGATTTTGCCCAGTCCATTCAAATGTGTTGGAaggagtttgaagaaaaaaagaagaaagggatGATCCAGCTCGAGGCATTTCTTATCCACAAAACACTAATCTCTGACCGCTTCCATGAAGGAAGGGAAACATCAGAAGATGAATTCTCTGATATGATTAAGGATATCAGACAAGTGTTATCACCACAAGTAAACTCGGTACTGAGTAGGTATGCCATCATTTCGCCCTTTAATTGGGCAGAGATGACCAGTGTAACTGCTGAACTGGCAAAGGGGAATATGTCAGTTTCTGAAGAGAGCGAAGTGAATATCGCTGATCTGGAATGTATAGCTAGCTCCACAGACAGAAAAACACGACAAGAAAAAACAGTTAAGAAAATCAGTTTTGGGGGTGCAGTACAAGGTGACTTTTTAGATATCCTAAAGACCCTAGGTTTAGAAAAATGGTATCCATCTAAAATTTCTTTTGGGGATGCTGTTGTCATTAAAAAGGAATATGAGCACAATAGGTTGGTTGACCTTCCCTGGTTGTTTATACACAAACTCcttatgattgattttcatgCAAGAGACAAACTTTTGTCAGAAGTGAACAATTCATTAGGAGAAGAGACACCTGATGAAGAGGTTGACTTTGACTTAGAGACTGCTCTTGAAATGCAAACCTCTAGTGTTGATGAGGAACAGGCAAAAAATATCAACACTTTAGATGCCCTGGTGACGATATTTACATGTTGCGATAACTTTCTGAAACAAACACTTGCTCAGAAGCTATTTGTTTGCAAACTTGCCATTCCTTTCATGTACCCTCTCGGGTCAGGAGACAAGGTTGGGATGTCATTGTGGGCACTCAGGACAATAATTGTTCAGCACAAAGAAGCCTCACAGATGTCAGTGACAGAAAAAGATTTCCCCGTGGCGACGTTCGTCAGATTAGGAAGGCCACCAGTGTCTAAATCAAAGCTGGTGAATGATATTCTTAGTGATGACAGTCATGACACATTCGTCCACCGTGATTGCAACAATGGTACCATATCTAGAAGGATCTCGGATGGTCTTGTGCAATGTTCCTGGTTTATTACATCAGGCAAGGAGAATCAACATCTACCATGTACAACAATGTTCCTGAATTTGAGAGGCGATGCTTCATCAATGAAGAAACAGATGCAGATATTGCTGGAAATATCATCTGTAGTGTTTGTTGTAGTAAGTGCTCAAGACCTGGCAAGAACCAAAAACAGCAAGACATGCCAACATATTTTGCAATCATGTGGCAAATGTATTGTCTTTTTGACGAGTGAGAACAAACAAGAACTACACATATGTCTTGAGGCAGTGGGAAAGGACATTTTGAAAGGAGTGCCCATTATCTTATCCAGTAGCCTGAAAGGCATAAAGAAAAATGCAAGTGAAATCAAAACTAAAGCCAGAGGAATGCTGTCAGACGCAATCACTAGATGTTCTGGTATTGTGATAGAGGATTTTGCCCAACGTGCCAAAGAGTTGGGGATCACTGTCGATGAGTACAATGATGAAGACTGCATTGATGGTAAGGTCCTTGCTGAAAAGGTTGTAAGCCACATGGCAGGAAAACAAATCTTTGAATGCAAAGACAGCCTTCTTCCGCTACAAGGTGCTGAATGGATCGGTTACTGCAAGCTACAAAAGAGGCAGCACAGAACAAGTGGAAAAGGATCTGAGTCTTCATCAGCATACCACGCAAATCAACTGAAGCAGCAGATGAACGATTTACGTAAAAAACAAGTGCTAATATGCAATTCACTTACTCCCTTCATCAATGACTTCATAAAAACTCTGCAAAAGAATTCATATCTTGTTATGTATTCCCTGAAGTGGATGAATCTCTTACTGGATGGGAAATCAAGAACCAACTTACCAGCTCTGCGCAGGGAGTATAACAAGGTATGGACCAAATTTCAGAAGGCCAAGAATAATCCACAAATAACGAATGTGGAAGACCTAAAGTCAGAGGTAGATGAGGCTGAAAATAGGCTTGCCAGAGCATCACTTGGACTAGAGAACCTTTTCAGAGAACTAGGACAGATTTACGAAGCGGTGGAGGGTAGTGGTAAAATAGGAAAAACCACAAAGGAAGGCCTGGGGTATCTGCCAGAAAAAGCTGCCGATCTCCTGTTGAAAGGCATTCCCTTGGAGCTGGTAGATGGTGACGCATCAAGTGTACCAATTGCATGGGTGAGCGCAGTGCTGACTAAGCTAGGAAATATGATCGGCGAAAAAAAGCTATTTGTTCTCTCTGTGTTGGGCATCCAGAGCTCTGGGAAATCTACACTCCTAAATACCATGTTTGGGTTGCAGTTTGCCGTTAGTGCAGGGAGATGCACAAGAGGAGCATACATGCAACTCATCCCAGTAGATGATAATGCTGGTCTGCCATTTAATTACGTGGTTGTCGTGGATACGGAGGGACTTCGAGCTCCAGAATTAGGACAACTTAAGTATGAGCATGATAATGAACTTGCAACCCTCGCAATTGGTCTGGGTGATGTGACAATGATTAACATCAAAGGGGAAAACACAGCCGAGATGAAAGACATTCTCCAGATTGCAGTGCATGCCTTCTTAAGGATGAATATTGTGGGGAAACACATCAAAGACCATAGAACCTGCATATTTGTTCATCAGAATGTCTCGGCAGCTGATGCGGAAGAACTGATGATGCATGGTTCACAGAAACTACAGGAGAACTTGGATGATATGGCAAAAGAAGCAGCCATCAGTGAAAACATAGCAAACATTCACAGTTTCTCCCAGGTTATCGACTTCGATGTCAATAAACACGTCTGGTATTTCTCTGATCTCTGGCATGGCAATCCACCAATGGCGCCTTCAAATCCTGACTACAGTAAAACAGTAGGTGAAGTCAGGTTGCAGCTTCTGTGGGAGATCGCAAAGAGGAAAACAACATTTCTAACTGCTTCTAATTTGTCGATTCGCCTTTCTGATCTCTGGAATGGGGTCCTTGCCGATGACTTTGTCTTTAGCTTCCGTAACAGCCTTGAGGTGAAAGCCTACAACAGCTTGCAATCCAAATACTACACATTGGAATTGGAGTTGCAAAGCAAAATTAAATCTTGGTCACGCACCGCAGAGAACAAGTTGAAGACACGTGAAACAGTCGGTGAACTAGATACTTGTTTTAAGTCCCTCACCATCGAACTCAACGATGTCCTGACTGAAAAGGCTGCCGAAATCAAGACATGTCTAACTGATTATTTCGAGAACTGCGGCATGAAGGAAATAATTATCCAGTGGGAACAGTCTAAACTGAACCAACTTAATTTGACAGTTGAACAACAACACAACGAGTGCAAGACAGATCTGTTTTCAATCAAAGAAGCACGCCTAGTCGAAATCGAGCAGGTGCATAAATGGGCAGAGCATGAATTATCTATCATGAACAAAGCAATTGAAATGGCGtacaaatttaaaggcaagaaAGTTTCTGATGCTGAACTGCTGAGGAATTTTGATATCATGTGGATGTCAATGGTGAAAGAGTTTTCCACACAAGCCACAGACAAGGAACTTAGAATGGATTTAGTGATGGAGGGAATTCTTTGGGAAAGACTCGGAGCCAACGGAACCTTTCTTAAAAAAGAGTTACAACTACAGCCTCTGGAAAGTCCACTTGAGCATACGTCCTTGGAAAGCAGTATCACTGGAGATTTCGTCACAAAGAAACACATTAGTTTGAAAAAACATCTTCTTGCAAGAGCATACGATACCCTCGTTGGTGACAAAAGCCCAGAATTTGATGCCAGACATAAGACAATGGTATTGACAAGCAGCATCCTGAAAGAAATCAACGGTGATCTAAAAGGCCTTACTAAACACGAGGTGAAATTTCAAACATCTCATGCCAAAGAGGTCATACACAAACTCGTTGAGAAAATTGAATCTCACAATAAAAAGGCACAAACGTCAGAAGACTGCCATTTCACAATTCTCACTAATTATGTCGTTAAATTAGCAGTTCATGTTAGTCGCCACTGTGTCCAGGTGTTTACTCTGATGCAAATAGATTACAACAACAAACATGGTGTTGAAGCCAAGCTAAAAAACTTCAGAAACGCCGCCTGGAGTCTTTTCAAGAACGAAGTTAAACATAGCACTGAGGAGGTATCGGCAGGTGACCTCCTTTGCACGCATTTAGCGAGAATTATTCACATGGAAGTACGGAAGGAAACTCCAGGAACATGCAGAGATGAAGTTCTCAGAGACTTTCAGCTGTCAAAGTATTACTTGATGGTGAAAATGATGGATGACCTAgctaaaaaaggaaatttcaaGAATTTCAAATCTTACATCACAGATGCCAAAGAGTTTGCCTTAGACTGGATTACCAAGTACACAAATGAGAAGATGTTCTCGATCACAGATTCAATTGGCATGTCCAGGTATGCACAAATAACGAAGAGCCATGTTGATAGGATCATACGATGTATTGCCGAAAGTGTTCACCATGCAACTGCTGAGGTCGAAAGGAAGAGTGGCGCGGACATGGTACTGTGGATTCACACGTTCTGTCAAAGAGTGTCAGAGGAAATAGCGGTACCAGTTAGCAGCCTGAACTTAGTGACTGCTCGAGAAGTGAggaatttcaacaattttcaagGGATCATATTGGACCAGCTGAATGAAATTCAAAGTGATCTGGACAAGCACTTTGTTTTAACAACAGAACACTCTGTTAATTGGGATGGAATACCCCCATCAGAACGAATTCTCGAGAAGATTTGGGGATGTCCTGAACAGTGCCCATTTTGCAACGAACCCTGTGCAGACATTACACCTGGTCATTATGAATTATCTGGGAGAAGCCACATGTGTGTGCAGCACAGACCAGGAGGGGTCGCAGGACTACGTTGGAAAGGTAGAGAACATGAATCCGCCCGAGAAAACGAGCTGATTATTGAGGGCTGCAACTATTTCGTACAATGGCAAGGCATGGATTTTCTTTGCGGTGCTTGCAAATATAGGTGCCGACATTACGGAAAATGTAAAACTACAGAGAGCAATAAAGTCTACCACAGTTATAAAGAATACAAGACTTACCTGCAGGACTGGGATATAGCTCCTGATCCCACCAATAGTGTATCGAAATATTGGATGCGGTTTATGGCGATGTACGAATACCAGCTCAAAGATATGTATAGTGCCAAATTGCCTGACATACCAGAACCATGGAGGTCAGTAACAGAGGACGAGGCCTTAACTGATCTTCG
It encodes the following:
- the LOC121412422 gene encoding interferon-induced very large GTPase 1-like translates to MIRDALSAYASASYSGLILSVGGSVTGDRLKAHGSFTHNYQKSEQAKTILHTIRTGGPQEVSALPLWKMGLLTCNSTWALIDRGKSLSTDFVGIWTLIPNHQGDFQKPDEIESSLITVWERMSGYLESRDQERRVIKGLDALDLLIEKIGTWNSHPIPPEKCIKYLQEILKTVQQVETHTGSNNYWELKVCTEVNISSFLGNVVELRDRFSPTDASMIRYLLRKLVNPVGFREFPSKQNIMKWVEMTVETVQVPAIMAKASIKNIPEFMSNLKEIFIPTLLKEHVSNAEGNVLVSDSIDTAATADLAICVDNLIKDLKSSEELHEMFFLQVALLSIHYHWSKMKFDMLLTMKNLQDFAQSIQMCWKEFEEKKKKGMIQLEAFLIHKTLISDRFHEGRETSEDEFSDMIKDIRQVLSPQVNSVLSRYAIISPFNWAEMTSVTAELAKGNMSVSEESEVNIADLECIASSTDRKTRQEKTVKKISFGGAVQGDFLDILKTLGLEKWYPSKISFGDAVVIKKEYEHNRLVDLPWLFIHKLLMIDFHARDKLLSEVNNSLGEETPDEEVDFDLETALEMQTSSVDEEQAKNINTLDALVTIFTCCDNFLKQTLAQKLFVCKLAIPFMYPLGSGDKVGMSLWALRTIIVQHKEASQMSVTEKDFPVATFVRLGRPPVSKSKLVNDILSDDSHDTFVHRDCNNGTISRRISDGLVQCSWFITSGKENQHLPCTTMFLNLRGDASSMKKQMQILLEISSVVFVVVSAQDLARTKNSKTCQHILQSCGKCIVFLTSENKQELHICLEAVGKDILKGVPIILSSSLKGIKKNASEIKTKARGMLSDAITRCSGIVIEDFAQRAKELGITVDEYNDEDCIDGKVLAEKVVSHMAGKQIFECKDSLLPLQGAEWIGYCKLQKRQHRTSGKGSESSSAYHANQLKQQMNDLRKKQVLICNSLTPFINDFIKTLQKNSYLVMYSLKWMNLLLDGKSRTNLPALRREYNKVWTKFQKAKNNPQITNVEDLKSEVDEAENRLARASLGLENLFRELGQIYEAVEGSGKIGKTTKEGLGYLPEKAADLLLKGIPLELVDGDASSVPIAWVSAVLTKLGNMIGEKKLFVLSVLGIQSSGKSTLLNTMFGLQFAVSAGRCTRGAYMQLIPVDDNAGLPFNYVVVVDTEGLRAPELGQLKYEHDNELATLAIGLGDVTMINIKGENTAEMKDILQIAVHAFLRMNIVGKHIKDHRTCIFVHQNVSAADAEELMMHGSQKLQENLDDMAKEAAISENIANIHSFSQVIDFDVNKHVWYFSDLWHGNPPMAPSNPDYSKTVGEVRLQLLWEIAKRKTTFLTASNLSIRLSDLWNGVLADDFVFSFRNSLEVKAYNSLQSKYYTLELELQSKIKSWSRTAENKLKTRETVGELDTCFKSLTIELNDVLTEKAAEIKTCLTDYFENCGMKEIIIQWEQSKLNQLNLTVEQQHNECKTDLFSIKEARLVEIEQVHKWAEHELSIMNKAIEMAYKFKGKKVSDAELLRNFDIMWMSMVKEFSTQATDKELRMDLVMEGILWERLGANGTFLKKELQLQPLESPLEHTSLESSITGDFVTKKHISLKKHLLARAYDTLVGDKSPEFDARHKTMVLTSSILKEINGDLKGLTKHEVKFQTSHAKEVIHKLVEKIESHNKKAQTSEDCHFTILTNYVVKLAVHVSRHCVQVFTLMQIDYNNKHGVEAKLKNFRNAAWSLFKNEVKHSTEEVSAGDLLCTHLARIIHMEVRKETPGTCRDEVLRDFQLSKYYLMVKMMDDLAKKGNFKNFKSYITDAKEFALDWITKYTNEKMFSITDSIGMSRYAQITKSHVDRIIRCIAESVHHATAEVERKSGADMVLWIHTFCQRVSEEIAVPVSSLNLVTAREVRNFNNFQGIILDQLNEIQSDLDKHFVLTTEHSVNWDGIPPSERILEKIWGCPEQCPFCNEPCADITPGHYELSGRSHMCVQHRPGGVAGLRWKGREHESARENELIIEGCNYFVQWQGMDFLCGACKYRCRHYGKCKTTESNKVYHSYKEYKTYLQDWDIAPDPTNSVSKYWMRFMAMYEYQLKDMYSAKLPDIPEPWSLDGTPEWITSTQRLRIIAMTQWDLQQHTNSVTRIVPLRGIENVLSPSSGSAVTVRSNDAVSSYKQLNLRCIDIAETGKT